The Natator depressus isolate rNatDep1 chromosome 23, rNatDep2.hap1, whole genome shotgun sequence sequence GGGGTACCAGGGAAAGTCACGTCACTCACTCAGATCCTTAGCTAGTTTCTCGTACTCCTTCCGGGTCACAGGTCGCAGGCTGTGCTGGCTGACGGTGACGATCTTCTCCCCGATGGCCAGTTTCACCATCACCCGGGCGTTATCGGGGTCTACGCCTTCGATCTGCAGGCAGGGAGAGAAAAAGATGAGAATGGGGCACAGGGCCTGTGctctctagggggcgctggctcccatcagCCCCacggcggggactggctggctctgggaggcagggaacGGGGGAAACTCACCTTCCCGTAGAGGTCTTTGTGGGGCCCAGCCACGatcagcacagcgccccctgccacCAGCCCCAGCGGCTCCTCCTCGCCCCCCCGGCGCTCCTCGCCCGGCTTGGGGGGCCGCAGGGGGTGGGCCGGCTGCAGGTCCTGGATGGCTGAGCGGTCGgctcccaggcccagccccctggGGCGCAGCTGGTGCTCCAGGGGCTTCACGTCTCTAAATAGGGGGGAAGAGAAGTTCAGTGACCCcacaaactcccctcccccaactgacCTTTGACCCCCACCAGTCTATCACCACTCCATGATGACCTATGATCTCCCCACTGGTCTATAACCCCACCCATACTCTGCCTGCCCCCCATATGAACCCTCCACCTCCTGCCTCCACCAGATCTGACCCACAACCCCCCCACTGATCTATGTCCCCCCGCTCCCGGGGTCACTCACTGCTTAAAGGTGCGTCCAATGCCCTCGCCTGCCTTCCAGCCCATGCCCCTCAACATTGCAACGCCGTAGGCCTCCACAGGCACCACCTCGTAATCTGCATCCGTcgactgcaggaagagaatggCAGGAGCAATGTTAACCCATGGAACTACCTGCCACAGGACCAAAGGGGCCCTGCCACAGGAGGGTGGGGCTCCAGGGACGGATGGGAGTCCATCAGGGAACCCTCTTACCGATTCCGGCCGCAGGCTCACGTCCACCCGGTTGCTGTCCTCGTACCCGTCAGGGACACGGttctgcaggagcagggggatggCCAGGTTGGGGTCTGCTTTGGAGCCGCTCTCCCACCGCTCCTGGGACTGCCGGCATTCTGCAACGCACAGGAACCCATCAGGAGCTAGACACCAgggtcccagccccagctcagggagtgggggctaatggttagagcagggggggctaggaggcaggactcctgggttctcttccagctctgggaggagagtgggggtctagtggttagagcatggggatgctgagagcccgGACTCCCGGGTTCCCTGCCGTGCTCACCCTCTATGATCTCCCTCACAGCCTGGGACTCCACCCCGTCATCCCTCTGCTGGTCTGGGGCCCCCACAGGGGGCATCTCCGGCTTCTTCCATTGGTTGCGCTGGATCAGGGGGATGACGAGAGCCTTAGGTGGCGGGGCGGGCCGGAGGCTGCGGGCCAGAGAAAAACCATCCCGTTACCATGGGATAGCTGGACCGTGCCCCCGCCCCCTGTACCATGGCTCCTCCCACTGCCCCGGAGCCTCAATGCAatgccccaccccccatgggCCTGCCCCATGCCCCAATAGCCCCTCTCCGACTCACACGCTGCATGCAGACCCTGcgcacagcccccctccccgccccactgctcctcccacactgacctccccacccacctctgATCCCACCCATCTGCATGGCcacaccccactcctgccccacagcccctcccagccccacggCCACATCCCACTCtcgccccacagcccctccccagacAAGCCCCGTCCCGCCCCGCCCCACGGCCCCTCCCCCTAGGCACGCCCGCTGACGCACGCGCTCTTGCTCACGTGCGCAGAGCCCGCGGCTACCCACCCCGGCCCGGCGCCCGCGCATGCGCGCTTCTCTCACCTGCGCAGCTCGCTCCCCTCCACGGCGCTGATGAAGTCGGGCTCCGGGgcggccccagccccgccctcccccacGAGCCGCCTGCGCGCGGTCGTGCGCGTGAACCCGAACGAGACCGGGCGCGGGGCCGGGGGGCCGCCCGCCGCCGGGCCGCCGTCCGACGCCATCTTGCTGCCCGTCGCAGCGCGAGGAATCATGGGGGTTGTAGTCCCGCCCCCCGCGCAGGGCCTCATGGGGGATGTAGTCCCGACCCGCCCCTCGCTGCCTTGGACATAGCCCCGCCCCCACCGCGCAATGCCTCATGGGAATGTAGCCCCGCCCCCCGCGCAAGGCATCACGGGGATGTAGTCCCCGCCAATGCATCATGGGGAAttagtccctcccccccccgcgctgCCTCATGGGCAATGTGGTCACGCCACCGCGCAAGGCATCATGGGCGCTGTAGTCCCGTCCCCGCGCACGGCTCCATGGAGGTTGTAGTCCCGCCCCTGGGCTATCTcgcaggggatgtggggggggctgAGACGGCAGCTCCCATGAGGCCGTGCGAGCCTCCTCaagtgcccccccgccccaattgCCTGTGAGCCCATGAGACCCCCCCCCgtggccctggggggggggcgctgggccgggagccggggagccccaaccccccccccgtggccctgggggaggggcgctgggccgggagccggggagccccaaccccccccccgtggccctgggggaggggcgctgggccgggagccggggagccccaaccccccccccgtggcCCTAGGGGAGGGGCGCTGGGCCGGGAGCCGGGgagccccaaccccccccccgtggccctgggggaggggcgctgggccgggagccggggagccccaaccccccccccgtggccctaggggagggggcgctgggctgggagccccaatgccccccccccatctcctacAGGCCTCAGGGCACCATGCCCCAGACAGCAGCTGCCCTTTCCCTGCTGTGTACACACATAAATCCCTTAACCCCTGTTCCAGCCACTTTGGGGCTCGATGCCGAATCGACGTCCTTTACTTCGCCTCTCTAACCCGCCAGcccacactcccctcccggagccggggagagaacccaggagtcctgggtcccagaccccccctgctctaaccactagaccccatcccctcccagagacaaggagagaacccaggagtcctggctcccagaccccccgccccaattGCCCCTGTACCGTGTGTGGCTGGGGTAAGACCTCTTTAGGGGCTGGGGCTGTTGAATGAACGCCCCCTCACAGACTGCACCCTCCTTAACGAAGGCTTTATCATGAAATGACTGATGATTAATTACTCGCCCTTTtggggctggattggagccagcgccccctagaggggaaaggccccgtgtcccatatcctggggcgggggggggggggaaattagcCGCTCTGGTCTCCGATTGGCCGGCCCGTctgtccatccccccccccccccgctcccagccTAGCGacggaggaggaggtggaaggtTACCGGGACAGCAAACCCCGTTGCCTTGGCGACCCCCCGTTGCTAACCCCGGCAGCATCGGGtaccactggggggggggttggagcaGCGCCGGAGGCCGGGGCACCGCAGGGTaaggccccccccagccagcagaGACGGGGCGGGCAGCAGGATCAGATGTTAATTGGATTGTCCAGGCGGGGGGATGTAAAGGATGGGGGGGGGCTTGGATAGATCGAGGAGGGGCCCCGGGGGGATCCTAAAGGTCGGGGGGGGTGTTTGGGATTGGATCTGTGGTGGACAAATGGATCTTAAGGGACTGTGGGGGGGGGTCGGGATGGATCGGTGGGGTCTGGGGCGGCATAGGGCAGGGATGGAGGTGGCAGAGGGGATAGATTCAgcttcctcctttgggggggctctggagtgggggaaCCAGCTGCCCTGAGGGAGACTTCCCACCCCGTGGGGCTATTTCTGGGTTCTCCCAGATGCTAAGGGGTGAGAGGCTGGCATCACCCCTCCCCCTGTTTTCTGGACCCCCCCCTTTTAACTGGTCAGATCTAGACTCAGATCTTTTTCCAGAGTCTGTTCTGGATCCTGGGGGAGACGGGGACCCCTTTTACCAGACCCAcctctcagcaccccccccacAGCGTTGGCTCATGGGACCCCCTCCCACCTCTCATAGACCCCCTCCCATCTTCCTGCCGGGGAGCTGCaaaaactccccacccccccaacacaccccaggGCTTGGACCCCAGGGCTGATTCTCCCCCCAGGCTGCCACCCCCGTTCACAGAGGCCCCAGGTTCTGGGATCTGTCCCAGCCTAGATCCAGGCTCCAGGGAGCAAGTCATTTAATGTGCCGGGCCCCAACGGCCAGCCCAGTCCCGCCCTGCTCCATCTCGTCTCTTCTGCCCTCCCCCCTCAACACCCGGGCCGGGCTACAGAAGCCTCCAAAAAAACCCAGTTTCCCAGATGCATCCCCCAGATACATCTGCCTGCTGGGCTTTCCCGCTGGTGGGGGGTGGCTGGTTGAGTCATGGGGGCGGGGCATCTTGCTTGGACCCTCTGTCGCTTTGGGTCGGTTTTggcccattctgtgatgccccgGTTATTTCTCCGCTTCCCACCCCAGGTGGCGAGATGACACCCCTACCTCATACCTCCCACCGTGGCCAAGGAGTGGATGGAAACCTCCCCATGCAAAggccagagggaaactgaggcacgcagcgGCAAAAGACAACGGCAGCTTCCCCCTTCATCCCAGCCCCTTTCAcctgggtggggctgtggggcggAAACGCCCGTTTCCCGATCCTCGTGTCCCGCGTAATCCATTGCGATGCCTGTGGGCTAGCAACAGACAGCTGCACCCGTGCCAGCCCGGGTTGAGCCTGAGCCACATCGGCCTCGAAGGAGAGCAGGGTCTTCCGGCAGGACCCCGTTCTGGGCAAACGCCCTCTCTCTGCACCAGCCCGCCTACCCCACcttctccccagctgcagccaggtAACATCACCAGTCGCTCAGAGCCTGGGTAGGGGACGAAcctgccccccatcccaccaCCCCTGCCTGGAAGAGTCCCAGGCAGGAGACATTTCTAGATCACGCCCCAGCAAAATGGGTTCTAGAGTTCCCGGATCCCCACTGGGttctcaggggagggaggcatTTCCAGCTATCCAGTGGGGCCCGGTGGGTTCTAGAGTGACCGAGGTTTGCGGCCAATCCAGCCCTCCCAGGGTCAGTGTGGGGAGGACGCCCCGTCACCCAGGGGGGCTTGAGCCTAGATCCATGTTCTAGATCCCCAGAGTCCTCGAACCCCGCCCTGGCTCCTCACGTGGTTCTAGAGTAACCCGGGGGGGGCCTCTAGATCCCAGCCAGTCCCTACATCCCGGGATCTAGCTCTCCCCGGGGGTTCAAGAAGGGGGCTGGGGTTTCTAGAGCCCAGTGGGTTCTAGAGCCAGAAGGACCTGAGAGATGGGcggagggggagcccagggggctgcgggtcaagAGTGAGGAGCATTTTCCCCCCAGGCTGGTTCTGTGGGGCACGGCCGCCCTCCCCGGCTGAAGGGGTGCCTCGGGGCTTGGGATAAGTGTCACAGTGTCTGGACCCAGGAGACTGAGGAGCCAGAGTCCCCGCAACACAGCCCAGAGTGACTCTaggggggacaggagagaggagACATATGGGGTGATGGGGGGCACcgtggggcagaggattgggcagggggtgctctccctggcagtcagggccaggcactggggggctctgtggggggagggggctgggaagggtgCACTCTCCCTTGGTAGGGCTGGGTGCTAGGGGGTGCCATGGGGGGGATAGGCAGGGGGCTTTCTCCCCTGGCAGTTGGGGCTGggtgctagggggcactgtgggggggctgggaagcaggcgctctcccctggcagacAGGACCAGGAATTGGGGAGCGCCGTGGGGGGGCGAGGGTTGGAAAAGGGGCACTCTCCCTTGGCAGTCAGGGCCAGGTGCTGAGGGGTGACATGTGGGGGCTGGGTAGGGGCGCTCTCCCTTGGCAGTTGGGGTTgggcgctggggggggctgtggggcagggggctgggcaggggcgctgtggggcaggggggctggggggcaccgtggggcagggggctgggtagggggcgctctcccttgGCAGTCGGGGCCGGGCaccgtggggcagggggcgctctctcCTGGCCGTTGGGTCGGGCGCTGGGGggtgccatggggcaggggggtgggcaggaggcactctcccctggccattggggctgggcactggggggcgccttggggcagggggctgggcagggggtgccatggggcaggggtgctggggggtgtggtgcggcagggggctgggcagggggcgccatggggcagggggctcggcagggggcgcttTCCCCTGGGCGTCAGGGCCGGGTACTGGGGGGGtgcggtggggcagggggctgggcagggggtgtcGTGGGGCAGGCTATTTCTGTGCTGTTGTTACCTCCTTGCcttgccccagaggtggctgcatctcaggagGTTCCAActctcccattctctctcctCGCAGGGCTGAGGCAGCCGGTGCTGGGGGTCGCGGGATTCTTCCCCCCGGCAGACAGAGACCCCGGTTTGGGCCCTGAGAGCGAGGCCGCCGTCTGCGCCATGGGCGGGGCGGGGCCCCATCTCCAGCACTGGGGGGCGGAGCAAAGTGAAGCCTGCGGAATCAGGTGATTCCTCCCCCCCAGGCCGGGGGTCCTGTAGGGGGCGGCAACTGGGGTCAGAGGCGTTGGGCGCTTCCTGGGGCAGTTGAGGATGTGGGGCGGGGACAGGGATGATCTGGGGCTAAgggggtgcagctggggtggggagacacTGGGGAAGGGGCAATTGGGGGAGATCCAGCGGGttggggaggtggggatgggggcagtgtgtggggggtAGCATTTAGAAGTCccagggggtggcggggggctgTGCGGGGTGGAAAAGGGGAGGAGATTCCAGGGGGAGAAAGCTGCCCGAGGAAGGAACCCCCCCAAATATTTAACCCCACCATatattctccccctcccagctgcagcgccCACCAGAGCCCCCACAGGGCCCCTGAACCCACAATCCCAGCAGCAGAGACAGCACCGGCAGCTAGAGGTAAGGGGGGGGCGCTAGGGGGCACCGGACACCCCCTACCCATCCCCTGGGTACCGGGAGGCcccgctaccccagccctggctgctagggggcgctgtggtcCCACTATCCCTGCCCTGGGCACCAGGGGGTGCCACGCTCTGCCCCATTAactctcccctctctgccccacagtgaacgtggtggtggtggtggacgGGAGCTGTATCCTCCAATACACCCATCGCGACTCCCCCTGCCTTTGCCTGCACCGTGGGGACACCCTGCCGGCCCATCGGCCTCCCCCCTGCTATGGGgccgctgccccctgcagcccccccgccGCCGGGCCCCCCCTCTCCCGCTGGGCCCGGGGCCTGGGGGTCCGGTGCTGCACTGAGTTTTgcctgggggaggaagaggagcgggCGGAGTGGAGACCCCGCCACCAGGGGGCGCCCCCCCGCCGCGCCCCACCGCCTGGCCGGCTGACGCCGGTGCCCCTGCCCCGCAGCGCCACGGGGCCCTGGTTTACAGTGGAGGCGCCAGAGGACGGTGGACCCGGGGCCCAGGTGGCCAGGATCTGGGACCGGgggcgctgccccctgctggaggaggGCGACCTCGTGGCCAAAGTGAACGGGGCCGACGTGAGGGGCCTCAGGCCCCGGGAGGTGGAGAACGTCCTGCAGCAGCACACACGGGCCGGGGACGTCATCCTGCTGGTGGAGCGGAGAGGTAATGGGGGCTGCGGGCACTGGGGGGGCCCGTTCCTGGCTGCTTCACTTCCTGCCTGAcccactagggggcgctgggggagccCTCATTGCTGCACCTGCTACCTAACCCACCAGGGGGCGCCAGGGGCTGCTCCTGGCTGCTTCACTTCCTGTCTGACCCACCAGGGGGCGTTAGGGGCTGCTCCTGGCTGCGTCACTTCCTGACTGAcccactagggggcgctgggggagccCTCATTGCTGCACCTGCTGCCTAACCCACCAGGGGGCGCCAGGGGCTGCTCCTGGCTGCTTCGCTTCCTGCCTGACCCACTAGGGGGCGCCAGGGGCTGCTCCTGGCTGCTTCACTTCCTGCCTAACCCACCAGGGGGCGCCAGGGGCTGCTCCTGGCTGCTTCACTTCCTGCCTAACCCACCAGGGGGCGCCAGGGGCTGCTCCTGGCTGCTTCGCTTCCTGCCTAACCCACCAGGGGGCGCCAGGGGCTGCTCCTGGCTGCTTCGCTTCCTGCCTGACCCACTAGGGGGCGCCTGCGGGTCCTGGCTGCTTCGCTTCCTACCTGAcccactagggggcgctggctgtgggggagcttCTGGCTTTTCCCAGCAGGCAGAGATGTGGGGTGTTGGTAATTTTGGGGGACCCTGTACTTATTGACGCCCcacttttcttcccccccccaggtCCTGGACTCTGCCAGGCCCCCCTGGAGCCCCTGTTCTccattccctctccctgctgggatCCACCCTGGACGGGGGGGCCCTGGGACTCTTGGGGGGGTCCCAGCAGGGATACCCTGGCTGTCACCAGCTTTGTGGGGCCCGAACCCAGGGACGTGCTGCTGTGCCCGGCCCGCTGCCGCgggggggagacccagaggccGCGACGCCCCCAGCCCGCGGGGgggcctggggagctggggggcagcgtGGCCCCGGACAGCGCTGGGAGAGCAGGTAAGTGAGGAGGGGTGCATGGCGGGAAGGGGGGGACAGGTGGGCGGGAAGTAGGGGGGTTTGGAAGCAGAGGGCTGCAGGTTGGGGAAGGGACTATGGGGGATGGGTTTCGGGGTGTTTAGGACTGGggagtctgcagggctggggggggtctgtggagCGGTGGGGGATGGGCTCCatggggggggtgaagggggagcAGGTGATCTGCGAGGGTGGAAGATGGGGGGCTGAGAAGAGGGGGGATCATGATGAGGGGATGATGGATGCAATATGGGGGGGctacagggggaggggcagggagctggggggggctcaCCGGGAGATGGATATAGGGGGCAGGGTGactcctgggtggggtggggacatgggGAGGCTGCCTCCCCCCATACTCCCAGCTATCCCCCCCCacttctgagccccccccccaatccGGGCTGGCACAGGAGACCCCATTGTGTTCTGCTCCCCACCGTGTCAGGCTCCGCCCTGCtccccaggcggggggggggcacctgtGGTGGGGGGGGCTGCCTGTTCCACCCCATAAAGCTCTGGAATgtctcctcccccccgctccccacagcgccccctgctgggagaggcctggcgctcccccccagctcccaaagGGTTAACCCCCCCAcgcccacatcccccccctcaGTGTCCTTGACTTTCTCAGCCCAGCTTGTTTGTCCTGGGAAACTCCTCAGGGAGGAAGGCACCGAGCTGGGGGGCCCGTGGacaccctgccccacacctgTGCCCCCACCAGGAACAGGGGGGCTCCCCTCCCgccaccccacagccagccatgCTGCAAAGGGTCCAGTCCGTGCTGCGAAACGTCCAGGGTTTGAACCGACACCCCCTCCATGGCCCCCGGCTTCCTTCCCCTGGCCGTTCTCCTCCTGTCCTGGGTTTGGGGGGTGCGGCGGGGGGGCTgcatcctgggggagggggggttctccCCACATACAGGGGGATTCTGTAACTTTGAGTGGGTGGTTTTGGGGGGCAGATGGAAATGGGGGGCTGGAAGTGTCTCTCACCCCACACatgcccccccagcctccctccacacacccctgccccccagaccaCCACCCCCCACTCTGCCACCTCCATACTCACACTCACCTCgactccccctgccccgcacGGCCCCCTGCTGCCaggccccacaccccactctatccccctcttcccccaacccccgcagccccacctccagccccccccacaaacccctctcccccaccctgcacacagccccttctgccccccacaaccccccacagccctccatATCCCACACTTTGCCTCTTACGCCACAGCCCCCCCTTGCCCCCACaaccaactccaccccctcctcccacccctgttgtcccctgcccagccctcccctccccactgggtAAATATTGACCCCCGATAACAGCTTCAAGTTTGaaagcttgggggagggagggaagaatttGGGTGGGGCCCTatctggaggagggggagggtcGGTGTTTATAGCGGGGctggttgggggggaaggggggtggccgatgctgggtggggggctctggTCTCTAGAAGGGGTTCGGGTCTGGGCGGGGGAGGTTAGGCCAGTGCAGGGGGGGTCTGGTCATGAGGGAGAagggggggcagggtctgtggggagGAGGTTCAGCTCATCGGTGGGGGGCGTATTCACTGACCCTCTCCCcgtctcccccccgcccagcagacaggctggtGCCCGGGCCCAGCGGGGACCCCCCCAGTGGGAAGCGTTCGGAGGATGGGGGGCTCCTGGCCCGGTTCTCCCACCGTGAACTCGGGAGCCTCTTTCGCCAGGCGGGGGCCAAGGTCCGGCTGCGAATTCTGCCCACCCCCAGGGACGCAggtgagtgcccccccccccaggtggaggagggaagcgggcaaagggtggggaaaggggagggttgggagtgggggaggggagaaggacaGGGGTGTGAGGGAGGGGCCAGAGGGGGGGCaggccactgccccctcccacacccactgACCCCCGcatcctctccccagctgcctcCAGTGACCTGGACGGGGCGGCCGACATCCAGgtggaggaaggagctgggaggcCAGGGTGCCGGCTGCCCCAGCCACAggtagggggcagggagaggggctggtaTTGGGGGCAAATGGCTATTGCAGGACATGGAtatggggggagggctggggccagCGGAGGGGGGACAGAtaaaggggaaggggtggggccagtggGGGGGGCAgatatgggggaggggtggggccagcAGGGCGGCAGATGGCaattggggatggggaggggcagggcagtgggtttGCTATCAGGGGCTGAGAGCCCTTGGGCCGGGGGTCCCAGCCAGGCACtcaccccactcccactccctaGTGTCTGTCGATCCCCTGGGACCCCCCCAGCTACTCAGTGGAGCTGGTGCGTGGCCCCCTCGGCTTCGGGTTCAGCCTGCGGGGGGGCAGCGAATACAACATGGACATCTAcgtgctggggctgctggagggggggCCGGCCCAGCAGAGCGGCAAGATACAGGTACCCGCCTGCACTGGGGGCccatggggcggggggctgggcagagggccctCTCGCCTGGCAGGGGGGCCGGGCActggggggggcgctgtgctgcagggactggggcggggggctgggcagggggcgctctccccggcagGGGGGCCAGGCGctcgggggcgctgcgctgcgggggcgggggctggggggcaccatGCTGCAGGGGGCGCGGGGGCTGTCCCCGGTGGCAGCGGCCGGTACTGCAGTGTCAGTCTCTGGGGCAGGTCAGTGACCAGCTGGTGGAGATCAATGGGGAGCCCACGCTGGGCATGACGCACGCCCGGGCCGTGGAGCAGATCCGCCGGGGGGGCAGCCGCATCCGCCTGGTGCTCAGGAAAGGCGACGGCTTCGTCCCTGACTACGGTGAGTCCtggccccccccgcctccctcctGCTACAGCCTGTCTCCCCCCAAAACTGAGGGCAGATGGTATTTCCCCACCAGCCCACCGCCCGAGGGAGATGGTAGGACCACAATaatatcctccccctcccctattCCATGGGAGATGGTATGATCTAAAGTGAggt is a genomic window containing:
- the MAGIX gene encoding PDZ domain-containing protein MAGIX, which codes for MGGAGPHLQHWGAEQSEACGISCSAHQSPHRAPEPTIPAAETAPAARVNVVVVVDGSCILQYTHRDSPCLCLHRGDTLPAHRPPPCYGAAAPCSPPAAGPPLSRWARGLGVRCCTEFCLGEEEERAEWRPRHQGAPPRRAPPPGRLTPVPLPRSATGPWFTVEAPEDGGPGAQVARIWDRGRCPLLEEGDLVAKVNGADVRGLRPREVENVLQQHTRAGDVILLVERRGPGLCQAPLEPLFSIPSPCWDPPWTGGPWDSWGGPSRDTLAVTSFVGPEPRDVLLCPARCRGGETQRPRRPQPAGGPGELGGSVAPDSAGRAADRLVPGPSGDPPSGKRSEDGGLLARFSHRELGSLFRQAGAKVRLRILPTPRDAAASSDLDGAADIQVEEGAGRPGCRLPQPQCLSIPWDPPSYSVELVRGPLGFGFSLRGGSEYNMDIYVLGLLEGGPAQQSGKIQVSDQLVEINGEPTLGMTHARAVEQIRRGGSRIRLVLRKGDGFVPDYDHEHIPSPAGRDQMPESGPAPHGRRADTAERSLRWGQDTGGCLEASPSSGERGSHPCHQRGSRDHRGAEQGWLASGKEAEARKGDSGSLSPRKERVWRGLSEPGPGPWLVPSKERLSRALRGVCMGEGEDDKGGSLGWGKDGEGRRRT
- the GPKOW gene encoding G-patch domain and KOW motifs-containing protein produces the protein MIPRAATGSKMASDGGPAAGGPPAPRPVSFGFTRTTARRRLVGEGGAGAAPEPDFISAVEGSELRSLRPAPPPKALVIPLIQRNQWKKPEMPPVGAPDQQRDDGVESQAVREIIEECRQSQERWESGSKADPNLAIPLLLQNRVPDGYEDSNRVDVSLRPESSTDADYEVVPVEAYGVAMLRGMGWKAGEGIGRTFKQDVKPLEHQLRPRGLGLGADRSAIQDLQPAHPLRPPKPGEERRGGEEEPLGLVAGGAVLIVAGPHKDLYGKIEGVDPDNARVMVKLAIGEKIVTVSQHSLRPVTRKEYEKLAKDLSHLSKAHKEKEEKERNGPSDTPDARVPRAKGEEKDRKRKQPADLESDTRSGKQSKGGSSGSSSSRSPHWLRQDLRVRFVDKLYKGGKYYNTKMLIEDVLSPDTCVCRTEEGQVLDGIREAMLETVIPRGSADWVMVVLGEHAGRVGRILQRDQQRSRALVQLQRDEDGDVLALDYDAVCHYVGGTEDD